From Serinicoccus profundi, the proteins below share one genomic window:
- the nuoE gene encoding NADH-quinone oxidoreductase subunit NuoE, translating into MSADPLHHHTPLHASEEPYPEDVLARLVADSEQIIARYPQKRSALLPMLHLVQSVDGYVTGRGVRLCAELLDLTTAEVSGVATFYTQYKRHPNGEYTVGVCTNTLCAIMGGDQIFEEVSEHLGVGHDETTEDGAITLERVECNAACDFAPVVMVNWEFFDHQTPESTKHLVDRLRAGDQVTPTRGPSRVCSFKQVSRVLAGFPDGLADEGPGAGEASLRGTLLAKEKGWTAPRPDAGTDTDASAQGAAGGQAAGQYDSVNTGANEPDEVPTSEGVKDVDETSKGDDA; encoded by the coding sequence ATGAGTGCGGACCCCCTGCACCACCACACCCCGCTGCACGCCTCGGAGGAGCCCTACCCCGAGGACGTGCTGGCCCGGTTGGTGGCGGACAGCGAGCAGATCATCGCGCGCTACCCGCAGAAGCGCTCGGCCCTGCTGCCGATGCTCCACCTCGTCCAGTCGGTCGACGGCTACGTCACCGGCCGCGGTGTCCGGTTGTGCGCCGAGTTGCTCGACCTCACGACCGCCGAGGTCAGCGGGGTCGCGACCTTCTACACCCAGTACAAGCGTCACCCCAACGGTGAGTACACCGTGGGCGTCTGCACCAACACGCTCTGCGCGATCATGGGCGGCGACCAGATCTTCGAGGAGGTCAGCGAGCACCTCGGCGTCGGTCACGACGAGACCACCGAGGACGGCGCGATCACCCTGGAGCGGGTGGAGTGCAACGCCGCCTGCGACTTCGCCCCGGTCGTCATGGTCAACTGGGAGTTCTTCGACCACCAGACCCCGGAGAGCACCAAGCACCTCGTGGACCGCCTCCGGGCCGGCGACCAGGTGACGCCGACCCGTGGGCCCTCGCGGGTCTGCAGCTTCAAGCAGGTCAGCCGGGTGCTGGCCGGCTTCCCCGACGGCCTGGCCGACGAGGGGCCGGGCGCCGGCGAGGCGTCGCTGCGCGGCACCCTCCTGGCCAAGGAGAAGGGGTGGACGGCGCCGCGCCCCGATGCCGGCACCGACACCGACGCGTCGGCCCAGGGTGCGGCCGGCGGACAGGCGGCCGGGCAGTACGACTCGGTCAACAC
- a CDS encoding NADH-quinone oxidoreductase subunit D: MATTNSADEQTRGGTQADQGAAYLDSTPTDLYAEGGPTSDSVDGGAVFTAGGGDWDDIAKDVATLGAERIVVNMGPQHPSTHGVLRLILELDGETVREARAGIGYLHTGIEKNMEFRTWVQGTTFCTRMDYLTPIFNETAYCLSVEKLLGITDQIPRRASDIRVLMMELNRIGSHLIALATGGMELGATTVMTVGFRERERLLRFFEAVSGLRMNNAYVRPGGVAQDVLPEHLDQFESELPALRRGIGELEKLLLESPVLKGRTVDVGYLSLANCMALGITGPILRSTGLPHDLRKDQPYCGYETYDFDVITRRDMDAYSRICIRLDEIWQSLRIAEQAIARLRASQGEPVMVADKKIAWPAQLSVGADGQGNSLDHIREIMGESMEALIHHFKLVTEGFRVPPGQAYAAVESPKGELGVHAVSDGGTRPYRVHFRDPSFNNLQAASAMSEGSLVADVIVAVASIDPVMGGVDR, translated from the coding sequence ATGGCGACGACGAACAGTGCCGACGAGCAGACCCGCGGCGGCACCCAGGCCGACCAGGGCGCGGCATACCTCGACAGCACCCCGACCGACCTGTATGCCGAGGGGGGCCCGACCTCGGACTCCGTGGACGGGGGCGCCGTGTTCACCGCCGGCGGCGGTGACTGGGACGACATCGCCAAGGACGTCGCGACGCTCGGCGCCGAGCGGATCGTCGTCAACATGGGTCCGCAGCACCCCTCGACCCACGGCGTGCTCCGGCTCATCCTCGAGCTGGACGGCGAGACGGTCCGGGAGGCCCGGGCCGGCATCGGCTACCTCCACACCGGCATCGAGAAGAACATGGAGTTCCGGACCTGGGTCCAGGGCACGACGTTCTGCACCCGGATGGACTACCTCACGCCGATCTTCAACGAGACGGCCTACTGCCTGTCCGTGGAGAAGCTGCTCGGCATCACCGACCAGATCCCGCGCCGCGCCAGCGACATCCGCGTGCTCATGATGGAGCTCAACCGGATCGGCTCGCACCTCATCGCCCTCGCCACCGGCGGCATGGAGCTCGGTGCGACGACCGTCATGACGGTCGGCTTCCGCGAGCGGGAGCGGCTGCTGCGCTTCTTCGAGGCCGTCTCCGGGCTGCGGATGAACAACGCCTACGTCCGCCCCGGCGGCGTGGCCCAGGATGTCCTGCCCGAGCACCTCGACCAGTTCGAGAGCGAGCTGCCGGCGCTGCGCCGGGGCATCGGCGAGCTGGAGAAGCTGCTCCTGGAGAGCCCGGTGCTCAAGGGCCGGACCGTCGACGTCGGCTACCTCTCGCTGGCCAACTGCATGGCCCTCGGCATCACCGGCCCGATCCTGCGCTCGACCGGCCTGCCGCACGACCTGCGCAAGGACCAGCCCTACTGCGGCTACGAGACCTACGACTTCGACGTCATCACCCGTCGCGACATGGACGCCTACAGCCGCATCTGCATCCGGCTCGACGAGATCTGGCAGTCGCTGCGCATCGCCGAGCAGGCCATCGCCCGGCTGCGCGCCAGCCAGGGCGAGCCGGTCATGGTGGCGGACAAGAAGATCGCCTGGCCTGCGCAGCTGTCGGTCGGCGCGGACGGCCAGGGCAACAGCCTGGACCACATCCGCGAGATCATGGGCGAGTCCATGGAGGCCCTCATCCACCACTTCAAGCTGGTGACCGAGGGCTTCCGGGTCCCGCCGGGCCAGGCGTATGCCGCGGTCGAGTCGCCCAAGGGCGAGCTCGGCGTGCACGCCGTCTCCGACGGCGGCACCCGCCCCTACCGCGTGCACTTCCGCGACCCGAGCTTCAACAACCTGCAGGCGGCCTCGGCGATGTCCGAGGGCAGTCTCGTCGCCGACGTCATCGTCGCCGTCGCCTCGATCGACCCCGTGATGGGAGGAGTGGACCGATGA
- a CDS encoding NADH-quinone oxidoreductase subunit C, which yields MGSGPEMPDKQPPAQETTEDRANAPERTEDQKVDTTRAQESGGGSVPASVQTDSSAPVQVAHKKGMFGGSLGTDTSGYGGLQVPVLLPGAAERPYGSYFDEVVDALEAAAPQAVAAGLERVVVDRDELTLHVHRDHLPAIVRPLRDDPRLRFEICTGVSGVHWPQQEGAELHAVYHFQSITHGVRRVRIEVTCPDEDPRIPSIVGTYPANDWHERETWDMFGIVFEGHPGLTRILMPDDWPGHPQRKDYPLGGIPVEYKGATIPAPDQRRSYS from the coding sequence ATGGGTAGCGGACCCGAGATGCCGGACAAGCAGCCGCCGGCCCAGGAGACCACCGAGGACCGCGCCAACGCCCCGGAGCGCACCGAGGACCAGAAGGTCGACACGACCCGCGCCCAGGAGAGCGGTGGCGGCTCCGTGCCCGCGTCGGTGCAGACCGACTCCTCCGCGCCGGTGCAGGTCGCGCACAAGAAGGGGATGTTCGGCGGCTCGCTGGGCACCGACACCTCCGGCTACGGCGGGCTGCAGGTGCCCGTGCTGCTGCCCGGGGCCGCGGAGCGCCCCTACGGCTCCTACTTCGACGAGGTGGTCGACGCCCTCGAGGCCGCGGCCCCGCAGGCCGTCGCCGCCGGTCTCGAGCGCGTGGTCGTGGACCGTGACGAGCTCACCCTGCACGTGCACCGTGACCATCTGCCGGCGATCGTGCGCCCGCTGCGCGACGACCCGCGGCTGCGCTTCGAGATCTGCACCGGCGTGTCCGGGGTGCACTGGCCGCAGCAGGAGGGCGCCGAGCTGCACGCGGTCTACCACTTCCAGTCGATCACCCACGGGGTGCGCCGGGTGCGCATCGAGGTGACCTGCCCCGACGAGGATCCGCGGATCCCCTCGATCGTCGGCACCTACCCGGCGAACGACTGGCACGAGCGGGAGACCTGGGACATGTTCGGCATCGTCTTCGAGGGCCACCCCGGCCTGACCCGCATCCTCATGCCGGACGACTGGCCCGGTCACCCGCAGCGCAAGGACTACCCGCTGGGCGGCATCCCGGTCGAGTACAAGGGTGCCACCATCCCGGCCCCCGACCAGCGCAGGAGCTACAGCTGA
- a CDS encoding NADH-quinone oxidoreductase subunit B — translation MGLEDKIPGGIMLATVEGLAGHLRQYSVWPATFGLACCAIEMMAVGTPDYDIARFGMERFAATPRQADLMIVAGRVSQKMAPVVRQVYDQMPNPKWVISMGVCASSGGMFNNYAIVQGVDHIVPVDVYLPGCPPRPEMLLNAVLELHKQIREFKFSVNREEAARAAEAAALRAMPTGEMKGLLA, via the coding sequence ATGGGCCTTGAGGACAAGATCCCCGGCGGGATCATGCTGGCGACGGTCGAGGGACTGGCCGGCCATCTGCGGCAGTACTCCGTCTGGCCGGCGACCTTCGGGTTGGCCTGCTGCGCGATCGAGATGATGGCGGTCGGCACCCCCGACTACGACATCGCCCGCTTCGGTATGGAGCGCTTCGCCGCCACCCCGCGTCAGGCCGACCTCATGATCGTGGCCGGGCGGGTGTCGCAGAAGATGGCGCCGGTCGTGCGCCAGGTCTACGACCAGATGCCCAACCCCAAGTGGGTCATCTCCATGGGTGTCTGCGCCAGCTCGGGCGGCATGTTCAACAACTACGCCATCGTCCAGGGTGTCGACCACATCGTGCCGGTCGACGTCTACCTGCCGGGCTGTCCGCCGCGGCCGGAGATGCTGCTCAATGCGGTCCTGGAGCTGCACAAGCAGATCCGCGAGTTCAAGTTCTCGGTCAACCGCGAGGAGGCCGCCCGGGCGGCCGAGGCCGCGGCGCTGAGGGCGATGCCGACGGGCGAGATGAAGGGGCTCTTGGCGTGA
- a CDS encoding NADH-quinone oxidoreductase subunit A, producing the protein MDYHPYLPVVFFLLFGLLFAFGSVFGGALLGRTTYNRAKAEAYECGIQPTPQAHEGGRVPVKYYLTAMLFIVFDVEVLFLYPFAVAFDQVGLFSVLAMLLFLVVVSVPFVYEWSRGGLEWD; encoded by the coding sequence ATGGACTACCACCCGTATCTGCCGGTCGTCTTCTTCCTGCTCTTCGGCCTCCTCTTTGCCTTCGGGTCGGTCTTCGGTGGTGCCCTGCTGGGGCGCACCACCTACAACCGGGCCAAGGCCGAGGCCTACGAGTGCGGGATCCAGCCGACGCCGCAGGCGCACGAGGGCGGACGCGTGCCGGTGAAGTACTACCTGACGGCCATGCTCTTCATCGTCTTCGACGTCGAGGTGCTCTTCCTCTACCCGTTCGCGGTGGCCTTCGACCAGGTCGGGTTGTTCTCGGTGCTGGCGATGCTGCTCTTCCTGGTGGTCGTGTCGGTGCCGTTCGTCTACGAGTGGAGCCGCGGGGGACTGGAATGGGACTGA
- a CDS encoding exonuclease domain-containing protein — protein sequence MGWRDALGRWGARPDLPPGPVADLPAAAAVDPRTPLVEVELLALDLETTGIDPRRHEVLSVGWVPVVRGRIVLSEARHELVRPQGPVGGSAVYHGLTDDRLALAPDLEAVVPRVLGALLAPPADAGGAEPVRRVLLAHFAQIEVDFLTAACRRLYGAGVPFQVIDTLTLAQRLLRVPTPELASGRLRLDACRRHYRLPRYRAHSAVTDALACAELFLAQAAEMEEQRGAALRLSDVLSR from the coding sequence ATGGGGTGGCGCGACGCGCTCGGCCGGTGGGGTGCACGCCCGGACCTGCCGCCCGGTCCGGTGGCCGACCTCCCGGCCGCGGCGGCGGTCGACCCGCGCACCCCCCTGGTCGAGGTGGAGCTGCTCGCTCTCGACCTGGAGACCACCGGCATCGACCCGCGCCGGCACGAGGTGCTCTCGGTGGGGTGGGTGCCGGTGGTCCGTGGCCGCATCGTGCTGTCGGAGGCCCGCCACGAGCTGGTCCGCCCGCAGGGCCCGGTGGGTGGCTCCGCGGTCTACCACGGGCTCACCGACGACCGGCTCGCCCTCGCCCCCGACCTCGAGGCGGTGGTGCCCCGGGTCCTGGGGGCGCTGCTGGCCCCGCCCGCGGACGCTGGGGGAGCGGAGCCGGTGCGCAGGGTGCTGCTGGCCCACTTCGCTCAGATCGAGGTCGACTTCCTCACCGCGGCGTGCCGTCGTCTCTACGGTGCGGGGGTCCCCTTCCAGGTCATCGACACCCTCACCCTCGCGCAACGACTGCTGCGGGTGCCGACGCCGGAGCTGGCCTCCGGCCGGCTCCGGCTGGACGCCTGCCGCCGGCACTACCGCCTCCCGCGCTACCGCGCGCACTCGGCGGTGACCGATGCCCTGGCCTGCGCCGAGCTCTTCCTCGCCCAGGCCGCGGAGATGGAGGAGCAGCGCGGGGCGGCGCTGCGGCTCTCCGACGTCCTGTCACGATGA
- a CDS encoding DUF294 nucleotidyltransferase-like domain-containing protein: protein MDVELAEIRDFLAEHPPFDALPAQVLDALPQRCSISYARRGTHILRAGERGDRLFLVRSGAVDITDDGHLVDRVGAGGGFGMSALVEHLPTRYDVTAREDTLLLELPQEDFETLVAEHPAVAVHFAATHHGRITAALRQLQAPVRGSAVLKTSVRDLLRGEPVVVTPSATVAEGARVMTRAGVSSLLVMEGDALVGIVTDRDLRRRVLAAGLAADTPVGEVMTRDPVTLPARALALEAMLEMTGRNIHHLPVLEDGRVLGLVTTTDLVRLERSNPVYVVADIQRQDDLAGVVEQAARIPTVVGQLVREDATAQDVGRVVAALTDALTRRLIALAEAELGPAPGRYAWAALGSAAREEQGLGGDQDHALVLADDADPDDPWWTELAERVTAGLEACGFPRCDGEIMATNPRWRLRTSAWREQFARWSGEPTPDAVLWAAIFYDMRAVHGDDTLVETLRSEVVPLGARSDLLLAYLTAQSTRMRPPIGFFRGFVLEDAGQHRDTLDLKRGIAAIVQLARVQALRASSTALGTGARLAAARSAGLLSAEGATDLTDALELLSYLRLRHQADRVAAGEAPDNHLDPRELGSLDRRHLRDAFAIVRTAQQGLSSRLPQVT from the coding sequence ATGGACGTCGAGCTGGCCGAGATCCGGGACTTCCTCGCGGAGCACCCGCCCTTCGACGCCCTGCCGGCGCAGGTCCTCGACGCGCTCCCGCAGCGCTGCTCGATCAGCTATGCCCGACGCGGCACGCACATCCTGCGAGCCGGGGAGCGTGGCGACCGCCTCTTCCTCGTCCGCTCCGGGGCCGTGGACATCACCGACGACGGGCACCTGGTCGACCGGGTCGGCGCCGGGGGCGGCTTCGGGATGTCGGCCCTCGTGGAGCACCTGCCCACGCGCTACGACGTCACCGCGCGGGAGGACACCCTGCTGCTGGAGCTGCCGCAGGAGGACTTCGAGACCCTCGTCGCCGAGCACCCCGCGGTGGCCGTGCACTTCGCGGCCACCCACCACGGGCGCATCACCGCGGCGCTCCGGCAGCTGCAGGCGCCGGTCCGGGGGTCGGCGGTGCTCAAGACCTCGGTCCGCGACCTCCTGCGCGGCGAGCCCGTCGTCGTCACCCCCTCGGCCACCGTCGCGGAGGGGGCGCGGGTCATGACGCGGGCGGGGGTCTCCTCGCTGCTCGTCATGGAGGGTGACGCCCTCGTCGGGATCGTCACCGACCGCGACCTGCGCCGCCGCGTGCTCGCCGCCGGGTTGGCGGCGGACACCCCGGTCGGCGAGGTGATGACCCGTGACCCCGTCACCCTCCCCGCCCGGGCGCTGGCGCTCGAGGCCATGCTGGAGATGACCGGGCGCAACATCCACCACCTGCCGGTGCTCGAGGACGGCCGCGTGCTCGGGCTGGTGACCACGACCGACCTCGTGCGCCTCGAGCGGTCCAACCCGGTCTACGTCGTGGCCGACATCCAGCGGCAGGACGACCTGGCCGGCGTCGTCGAGCAGGCGGCGAGGATCCCGACCGTCGTCGGCCAGCTCGTGCGCGAGGACGCCACGGCGCAGGACGTCGGGCGGGTCGTCGCGGCCCTCACCGACGCGCTGACCCGACGCCTCATCGCGCTCGCCGAGGCCGAGCTCGGCCCCGCGCCCGGGAGGTATGCCTGGGCCGCGCTCGGCTCGGCCGCACGAGAGGAGCAGGGACTGGGCGGCGACCAGGACCACGCGCTCGTGCTCGCCGACGACGCCGACCCCGACGACCCGTGGTGGACCGAGCTCGCGGAGCGGGTCACCGCCGGCCTGGAGGCCTGCGGCTTCCCCCGGTGCGACGGCGAGATCATGGCGACCAACCCGCGGTGGCGCCTGCGCACGAGCGCGTGGCGCGAGCAGTTCGCGCGGTGGAGCGGGGAGCCGACGCCCGACGCCGTGCTGTGGGCGGCGATCTTCTACGACATGCGGGCCGTGCACGGTGACGACACCCTCGTCGAGACCCTGCGCTCGGAGGTCGTTCCCCTCGGCGCCAGGTCGGACCTCCTGCTGGCCTACCTCACCGCGCAGTCGACGCGGATGCGTCCACCGATCGGCTTCTTCCGGGGATTCGTCCTCGAGGACGCCGGTCAGCACCGGGACACCCTCGACCTCAAGCGGGGGATCGCGGCGATCGTGCAGCTGGCCCGGGTCCAGGCGTTGCGTGCCTCCTCGACGGCCCTCGGCACCGGGGCGCGGCTCGCTGCCGCCCGCAGCGCGGGCCTCCTGTCCGCCGAGGGCGCGACCGACCTCACCGATGCCCTGGAGCTGCTCTCCTACCTCCGGCTGAGGCACCAGGCGGACCGCGTCGCGGCCGGCGAGGCGCCCGACAACCACCTCGACCCGCGGGAGCTGGGGAGCCTGGACCGCCGCCACCTGCGGGACGCCTTCGCCATCGTCCGGACCGCCCAGCAGGGCCTGTCCTCGCGGTTGCCCCAGGTCACCTGA
- a CDS encoding demethylmenaquinone methyltransferase, which produces MSPTRADLDKQPHEVARMFDAVARRYDLTNTVLSGGMDHLWRRAVTRAVDAAPGERVLDIAAGTGTSSEPYADRGVQVVPADFSIGMLAEGYRRRPDLPFTAADAMRLPFADDSFDVVTMSFGLRNVADVDAALREFARVARPGGRLVVCEFSRPVVPVFSTVYRNYLMRALPQVARRVSSNPESYVYLAESIRAWPGQRELAEQVRAAGWEQVRWTNLTGGVVALHHAVAPTGAVTTG; this is translated from the coding sequence ATGAGCCCGACGCGAGCCGACCTGGACAAGCAGCCGCACGAGGTGGCCCGGATGTTCGATGCGGTGGCCCGCCGCTACGACCTCACCAACACCGTCCTCTCCGGCGGCATGGACCACCTCTGGCGCCGCGCCGTGACCCGGGCGGTCGACGCGGCCCCCGGGGAGCGGGTGCTGGACATCGCGGCGGGCACCGGCACCTCCAGCGAGCCGTATGCCGACCGCGGCGTCCAGGTGGTCCCCGCCGACTTCTCCATCGGCATGCTCGCCGAGGGCTACCGCCGCCGCCCGGACCTGCCCTTCACCGCTGCCGACGCCATGCGCCTGCCCTTCGCGGACGACTCCTTCGACGTGGTGACGATGAGCTTCGGGCTGCGCAACGTCGCCGACGTCGACGCGGCGCTGCGCGAGTTCGCGCGGGTCGCGCGGCCCGGCGGGCGCCTCGTCGTGTGCGAGTTCAGCCGCCCGGTCGTGCCCGTCTTCTCGACCGTCTACCGCAACTACCTCATGCGCGCGCTCCCGCAGGTGGCGCGCCGGGTCAGCTCCAACCCCGAGTCCTACGTCTACCTCGCCGAGTCGATCCGGGCCTGGCCGGGCCAGCGGGAGCTGGCCGAGCAGGTCCGCGCCGCCGGGTGGGAGCAGGTGCGCTGGACCAACCTCACCGGGGGCGTCGTCGCGCTCCACCACGCGGTCGCGCCGACCGGCGCCGTCACCACTGGGTAG